Below is a genomic region from Actinomadura rubteroloni.
CGGACGCGCCGAGCAGTGCGACGGTGCCGGTGAGCAGGGCGCGGACGGCGTCGAGTCCGGTGCCGTCCGGGGCCGCGACGGTCCGGACGTCCACGCCGGGTGCCGCCGCGGACGCCTCGGCGGCGTCGGCGGCGGGGTCGGGGCTGCGGTCGGCCTTGGTCAGGACGATCACGGGCCGGGCGCCGCTCTCCCAGGCCAGCGCGAGCGTCCGCTCGATCCGGCCGGGGTTGACGGGCTGGTCCAGGGCGGCGACGACCGCGACGGTGTCGACGTTGGCGGCCAGGACCTGGCCGTCCGACGTGCGTCCGGCCGAGGCGCGGACGATCGCGGTGCGGCGCGGCAGGAGCGCCGCGACGTGCGGGTCGCCGGGAGTGAGGGCCGCCCAGTCGCCGGTGCAGGGCGCGAGCCCGGGGGCGCAGGCGGCGCGCAGCGGGCCGTCGGGTCCGTGGGCGTCGCAGCGTCCGCGGTCGACGGCGGTGATCCGCGCGGGGACGAGCCCGGCGGCGCGGTGGGGGGTGAACAGGGCGTTCCAGTCCTCGTCCCAGCCGAGGGAGAGGAGGTCGTGCGGGAAGTCCAAGACGGAACCTTCAGGTCGAGGTCCCGGCGGGCAGGGGTCAGCCGCGGGACCGGAGGACGACGTTGGCCGGGGCGCCGCGCAGGGCGGCGTAGGCGACGACGGCCATAGGTCGCGCCTCCCTCCGGTTGTCGTTTGCTCCGTCTGCCGTGGACGTTACCGGGCGCTCCCGGTCCCGCGCGACTGCTTTTTCGCGCCGCCGCGCGGGAACCGGAGGGCGGGGGCCGGCGGTTATCGTGGCAGGAGACCGACGAGTGGGGGCGCGGCGTGGACGGACGAGCGGACCGGGACCCGGGCGGCCCCGACGAGCCGGTGCGGGACCTGGTGACGCGGCTGGACCGCGCGGCGGCGGGCCGGCTGGAGGAGCTGTGGGCGGGCCTGCGCGACGAGCTGGCGCCCGCCGCCCGCCGGGCCGGGGCGCTGACCGAACCGGCCCGCGGCCTGGCCAAGGACGTCGCGGGCGACATGATCCGCGACCTGGCCGGCGCCAGCGCCGACACGGCCGCGGCGCGGATGCTGGACCGGCTCGCCGGGACGCCCGCGATGCGCGCGGTGGAACGCGCCGCCCACGACGCGGCGGTGCGGCTGGCGGTCGCGGCGGCCGAGCGGGCGGTGGCGGACGCGCGGGCTGTGGCGGCGTCCAACCCGGTGACCGGCGCGGCGCTGGACGCGACGACGACGGCGGTCGCGCTGGCCGGGCAGGCCGCCCAGCGCGCGGCGCGGCTGGCGGGTCCGCTGGCGGGGCCGTTCGCACGGGCGTCGTCGCCCGCGCTGGAGGCCGTCGCGGACGCGGCGGGCCGCACGGTGTCGGCGACGGTGACGGCGCCGGTGGTGCAGGCCGCGTCGCGGGCGGTCGCGGACGCGGTGCTGGACGCGGTCGCCGAGGCCGCCGTGGAGGTCGCGCTGGACGTCGGCCGGGACGTGGCGGTGCAGGTGGTGCGGGAGACGGCGCGGGAGGCCGTCCGGGGCGCGGCGACGGCGGTGCGGGCGCGCGCCGCCGACACCACGGGGCTGCGTCCGGTGTCGTCGGCGGCGGCGGACCTGGCGGTGCGCGCGGCGGGCAGCGACGCGGCGCGCACGGCGGGCGGGATGGTCGCGGCGGTCGCGGGCGGTGTCGCGGGCAGCGCGGTGGCGCGGACGGCGCGGGACCTGGCGGGCCGCGCGGCGGCGCGCGCGACGGTCCTGGCGGTCGAGGCGGTCCTCTCGGAGCTGCTGCGGGAGGCGCTGAAGGCGGCGCTGCGCGAGCGCGTGCGCGGCCTGCTGCGCGACGTGGCCCGCGATGTGGTGGTTGACGTGACCCGGACGACCTGGACGGCGGCGACCCGCCCGTCCCCGCCCCGGCCCCCCACCGCCTGCGAGGCGGCCGCCGACAGCCCCGCCCCGGCCCGCGCGGCGGCGGACGAGCCGTCACCACGGCGCATCCCGGCACCCTCAGAACCGGCAAACGACGCATGGGCCACGGCCACCCGTGCCCCGTCCGGCCCGCACACCGCCGGAAAGCCGGCGCCCGAGCAAGCACCAGACGCCCCGGCCAGCGAGCCGACGCCCCCGAATCCCGCGGCCGGACCCGCGCGGCTGACGCCCACGCCCGGCCCGGCGGACCAGCCGCCGACAGCCGGAAGGCCTGCGGGCGCACGTCCGCCGGTTCCGGAACCGGCGGACGGGTCTGCGGAGGCGGCGTCCGGCCCGGCGAACCTGCCTGGGGCGTCCGGCGAGCCTGCCAGTGCCCGGAAGCCGACGGTCTTGAAGCCGGCGGACGGATCTGTGGAGGCGTCCTCCGGCCCGGTGGACCCGCCGTCGGCGTCCGGAAAGCGCGCCGACTCCCGGAAACCGACAGTCCCGGACGTTGCGGACAAATCCGCATGGGCGAGGGCCACCCGCGAGGCGGCGGACCTCCCGTCGGCCGGAAAGCCCGCGCGCGAGACCGGGAGGCCGACGGCATCAGAACCGGTGGACGGATCAGCCTGGGCGATGGCAACGCGCGAAGCGGGCGGTCGCTCGGCGTCGCGGGACGCCGCACGCACTGACACGGCACGCCCTGACGCGGCGCAGGCGGACGACGCGTGGGCGACGGCCGTCCGCGACGCAGGACGGCCGTCGGCGGCCGGGGAGCCCGTCGTCGTCCGCAGGCCGGTGGTTCCGGAACCGGCGGACGGGTCCGCGCGGGAGGCGGCCACGCGTGCGCGGGACGCATCCGTGGTGAAGGCGCGGGCAGCGGTGCCGGACGCGGCGGGGTCGCCGTCGGTGGGAAGGCCCGCGCCGGGCGGTGCGGCCGGCGGGGCGGGCGTGCGGCGGACGCCGGTCGGGGCGGTGGGCGGTGCCGTCCGGTACGCCGTGCGGGTTCGCGCGGTGCGGCTGCCGGTGGCGCGGCTGCCGTGGGGGCTGAGGGTCGGCTGAGAAGTTCCTGAGAGCGGCATGAGAATCCCGGCGGCGGCGGTGGGGCCGCCGGGACGCGTGGTTACGGTGGGTGCATGGAGGCGGGGACGCAGGACGCGGCGGCGCGGATCCTGATCGTGGACGACGAGCCGGCGGTGCGGGAGTCGCTTGCGGGGAGCCTGGAGTTCGAGGGCTACCGGGTGGAG
It encodes:
- the rsgA gene encoding ribosome small subunit-dependent GTPase A — protein: MDFPHDLLSLGWDEDWNALFTPHRAAGLVPARITAVDRGRCDAHGPDGPLRAACAPGLAPCTGDWAALTPGDPHVAALLPRRTAIVRASAGRTSDGQVLAANVDTVAVVAALDQPVNPGRIERTLALAWESGARPVIVLTKADRSPDPAADAAEASAAAPGVDVRTVAAPDGTGLDAVRALLTGTVALLGASGAGKSTLANALLGADRLATGAVRAADGKGRHTTVRRELHPLPGGGALIDTPGLRGVGLHDAADGIRHVFSDIEDLARGCRFTDCAHVAEPGCAVLAAVASGALPGRRLDGYRRLLREDEWARSRDDARLRAERTGRHKQIVREQRRIYRERGTREDRR